In the Malania oleifera isolate guangnan ecotype guangnan chromosome 1, ASM2987363v1, whole genome shotgun sequence genome, one interval contains:
- the LOC131164894 gene encoding uncharacterized protein LOC131164894 gives MWTKLESNRVILPYGGILTLLLTQLNITNVSEFFIKRTRYDLFNETYLKQMEYDKGSSGWYLKAAKNTHAPPAFAAASASASASAFAPVSTAAQSFSTQELGSSLEAPSWFFSFQQDFSSFSSKVRTRLQNIKEKITSLDKWVTHMEKYHAKSSKSSDPMDISSASQSGDDNTSDDDDDVSTEKEGNSEDEGDEGNNEEEGTQDEGEEEEKGDGSEEED, from the coding sequence ATGTGGACCAAGTTGGAATCCaatcgagttattcttccttatggaggaattcttactctccTCCTTACTCAACTTAACATTACCAATGTTTCTGAGTTTTTTATAAAAAggactcgatatgatctttttaatgaaacTTATCTCAAACAAATGGAATATGATAAGGGAAGTTCTGGTTGGTATTTGAAAGCTGCAAAGAATACACATGCACCACCTGCATTTGCAGCAGCTTCagcttcagcctcagcctcagcttTTGCTCCAGTATCAACAGCTGCTCAATCCTTTTCCACACAAGAACTTGGCTCATCTCTAGAAGCACCTTCTTGGTTCTTTTCATTTCAACAAGATTTCTCTAGTTTCTCTTCTAAAGTACGCACTCGTCTTCAGAATATCAAAGAAAAGATCACATCACTTGACAAATGGGTCACTCATATGGAAAAATACCATGCCAAATCCTCTAAAAgcagtgatcccatggacattagctctgcGTCTCAGAGTGGAGATGATAATactagtgatgatgatgatgatgtttcTACAGAGAAAGAAGGAAATTCTGAAGATGAAGGTGATGAAGGAAATAATGAAGAAGAAGGGACTCAagatgaaggagaagaagaagagaaaggagatggCTCTGAAGAAGAAGACTAG